The sequence TAGCTGACCACGTGGACGCAGAGGTTGGCACCGTACTTGGCGTACATGTTCTTGGCCACGGCAACCGGGTCGGTGCCGTAGTTGGACTCGCCGTCGGTGAAGATGATCAGCGCGGTCTTGCCGGACATTTTGCCCAGCAGCGGGTTGATGTCGTCAAGGCCGGCGCCCATGGGGGTGCGGCGATTGAAGATTTCGTAGTCGGCGTCGATGCCGTTGACTGCGGCGGCCACGTTGGCGTCGGAGTACGGCTTGGGAGCGCATTGCACTTCGTACGGGGCGAACAGGACAACGGCGGAATTGTAGTCGAGGGAAGGAATGGCGGCGTTCAGGGCCAACATGTCGCTTTTGGCCTTTTCGATTTTCTTGATGCCGTCGGCGTTGCGCATGGCCATGGAGCCGGACTGGTCAACAAAGAAGATGAAGTTATCGACTTTCTTGACCATCTTGGCGTTGGCGGTAGCGGCAAACGCGAAGGAGAAAGTCAACATCGCAGCCAGCATGAATAACAGAACTTTTCTAGATTGTGTCATGATCTCACTCCTTTAGAGATTATGGGCAAATTCCTGGTCACCGTTATAATGGGACCTGTTACTATTGTATACGCAAAACAGGGGGTACCCGCAAGTGCGCTTCATCGGTAAGGTATCATAATGCAAGAGGCTGTCCAGAGAAAGAGAGGGTTCTTGCGGTTGCGTCCGGACCTTGAACACAGTATGTAGAAGCGTTTACGCCCCTGGGCGTTATCGAGGCAGCAAGGAGTAGCCATGTATATAGTCACCGGCGGCGCGGGTTTCATCGGCAGCGCCATGGTTTGGAAGCTCAACCAGATGGGCATCGACGACATTCTGGTGGTGGACAACCTGTCCACCAGCGAGAAGTGGAACAACCTCGTGGGGCTCAAGTACCAGGATTATCTGCACCGGGACCAGTTCCTCAAATTCATTCTGGAAGGCGACGACCCGTTCGAGACCGAGGCGGTCGTGCACATGGGTGCCTGCTCGTCGACCACGGAGCTGGATGCGGATTTCCTCATGGAGAACAACTACCGCTACACCCAGTACGTCTGCCGGTTCTGCATGGCTCACGACGCCCGGTTCATCAACGCCTCGTCTGCGGCCACCTACGGCAACGGAGAGTTCGGCTTCGATGACGACGAAGACGGCATCGACAAACTGCGCCCCCTGAACATGTACGGCTATTCCAAGCAGCTTTTCGATCTGTGGGCCAAAGGGGCCGGGCTGCTGGACAAGATCGTCTGCCTCAAGTTCTTCAATGTCTTCGGCCCCAACGAGTACCACAAGGACGACATGAAGTCGGTCATCTGCAAGGCTCACTCCCAGATCCTGGAGACCGGCAAGCTCAAGCTGTTCAAGTCCTATCGGGATGCATACCCCCACGGTGGGCAGAAGCGCGACTTCGTCTACATCAAGGACTGCGTGGACATCATGGCCTGGTTCCTGGAGAACCGCGACAAGGGCGGTATCTTCAATATCGGTACGGGAACTGCAAGGACTTGGAATGACTTGGCGAATGCCGTTTTCGCCGCCATGGATCGCGAGCCGAACATCGAATACATTCCGATGCCTGAGGCGATTCGCGATAAGTATCAGTACTTTACCCAGGCGAATATGGACAAGCTCAAGGCTGCGGGCTGTACCGTCAAAATGACGAGCCTGGAGGATGGGGCAAGGGATTACGTCCAAAATTATTTGGACAAGGATGACAGGTACCTCCGGTCCCGGTAGCCGAAGGACGATTTTTTG is a genomic window of uncultured Pseudodesulfovibrio sp. containing:
- a CDS encoding OmpA family protein — translated: MTQSRKVLLFMLAAMLTFSFAFAATANAKMVKKVDNFIFFVDQSGSMAMRNADGIKKIEKAKSDMLALNAAIPSLDYNSAVVLFAPYEVQCAPKPYSDANVAAAVNGIDADYEIFNRRTPMGAGLDDINPLLGKMSGKTALIIFTDGESNYGTDPVAVAKNMYAKYGANLCVHVVSYAETPEGQAVVDGIRAAFPCSVAADGATFADATALNKYAKDVFYEDVAEPAPAPKAAPVVMAPAKEVVSFNLNFGFDKYQITDEMIPVLEQAKMILEESPTATYEISGHTDSTGTEAYNQGLSERRANSVMKWLTDNGIGADRLEAKGYGELSPKYDNGTKEGRKLNRRVEIQTK
- the rfaD gene encoding ADP-glyceromanno-heptose 6-epimerase; its protein translation is MYIVTGGAGFIGSAMVWKLNQMGIDDILVVDNLSTSEKWNNLVGLKYQDYLHRDQFLKFILEGDDPFETEAVVHMGACSSTTELDADFLMENNYRYTQYVCRFCMAHDARFINASSAATYGNGEFGFDDDEDGIDKLRPLNMYGYSKQLFDLWAKGAGLLDKIVCLKFFNVFGPNEYHKDDMKSVICKAHSQILETGKLKLFKSYRDAYPHGGQKRDFVYIKDCVDIMAWFLENRDKGGIFNIGTGTARTWNDLANAVFAAMDREPNIEYIPMPEAIRDKYQYFTQANMDKLKAAGCTVKMTSLEDGARDYVQNYLDKDDRYLRSR